The stretch of DNA AAGGGAGTGCTGCGGATGGGCTCGGCGATCACCGCCGCAACGTCCCCTTCTCGTTCCAGCACGTATTCAAGGTAATTCGAGCACTTCAAATCGCAGCCGCCGCGCGTTGAGCAATCCCACAGGCAGCGATAACTATCCGCCGGCGGGACGTGTTCGGTTCCCGGCAACAGTGGCCCGATGCGGCTGCGAAAGATCGCTTCGCCGCCGAGCGAGATGGAATCCAATGACGCGCCGTGAAACGAGTCCCACATCGAAATCGTTTTGAAGCGCCCCGTGACGATCCGTGCCAATTTGAGCGCCATGCCGATCGCGCTCGTGCCGCCCGGCGCGAGCAGGATTTTGTTTAGGTTGCCGGGCGATGCTGTCGCCAGTTTTGCGGCGAAATCGACGGCCACCTGGTTCGCATAGCGCCGCGTGCAAAACGGCATCGCGTCGAGTTGCTGCTTGATCGCCTCGATCACCCGAGGATGCCCGAAACCGACCTGGTGGACGCTGTTGCCATGGAAATCCATGTATCGGCGACCTTGCAGGTCCTCGACGTAGATGCCTCGCGCGCCCGACAAGGCGTTCAAACACGGCGTCGAGAGCGATTGCTCCAGAAACCACTTTGCGTCGTCGGCCAGCAGTTTTCGAGTGGCCGCGTCCAACTGCGCGTCCTGCCACTGCTCGCGGCGCGGGGAAAGGTTGACATCCCCTTCGGAACGATCGACAAGCGGCGAATCAGCAGGCATTGCGCGGCGAACTCACGAAATGGAAACAAACGCCACCCCATATTCCGGGGAAACGGCCCGAATTGCAACGGCCGCCGCTGGCGATCTGTGCCGTGGATGATATTCTGTCTGAGCGCGCTTTGGGTCGCCAACTTTCCGGAATCAGCGAGTCCCCCCGCCGTGTCCCGCCCTCAAGGTCGCCTCACCGCCTGGCTGGCCAACGCGCCGCAACCAGCGTTCACCCTGTTCGCCATGCTGGCGGCATTTTCGACGTACTTCTGCATGTACGCGTTTCGCAAACCGTTCTCGGCGGCGAAATTCGCAGACTTCTCCACAACGTTCTTCGGCATCGAGTACGGCCTTAAAACGGTGCTCGTCGTCAGTCAGTTGATCGGCTACACGCTTTCGAAATACCTGGGCGTCAAATTCTGCTCGGAAATTAAACCCCAACGGCGCGCCATGGCGCTGGTGGGGCTGATCGTCTGGGCGGAAGCGACGTTGGTGGCGTTCGCGCTCATGCCATTGGATTGGAAGTTTGTTCCCTTATTCCTTAACGGCCTATCGCTCGGCATGGTTTGGGGACTGGTCGTCTGGTACCTGGAAGGTCGGAAGACGTCCGAATTGCTGCTCGCCGGATTGAGCTGCTCGTTTATCATCGCCAGCGACATGACGAAGGACTTTGCCCGGGCGCTGATGTCGCCGCCGGAATGGGCTTCGCCGCTCTTGGGCAGCGGCGTTTCCGAAATGTGGATGCCGGCCGTAACCGGGGCGATCTTCCTGCCCGTGTATTTGCTGTCCGTCTGGCTATTGAGCCAGGTTCCACAACCGACTGCCGACGATCAGGCCGCGCGGAGCGTGCGCGAGACGATGGACAACGCGCATCGCCTGGCCTTTGTGAAACATTTCCTCTGGGGCCTCGTGTCGCTGCTGATCACGTACTTTTTCCTGACTGCCTATCGCGACTACCGCGACAACTTCATCGTCGAATTGTTCGACTCGCTGAACTACAAATACGAGGACGAAAAAAACAAGACGATTATCACGCAAAGCGGCATGTGCGTGAGCTTCGGCGTGATGGGGATGCTCGCGGCGCTCAATGCCATCAAGGACAACCGCCGCGGGCTGCTCGCCGCGTTTGCAATTATGACCGGCGGGCTGTTATTGCTGGGCGGATCAACCTTGTTGCATCGCGCCGGCGCGATTTCCGGATTCTGGTGGATGACCGCCTGCGGATTAGGCTCGTACTTGGCCTACGTGCCGTATGGTTCGGTGCTCTTCGATCGCATCATCGCCTACACGCGCGTCGTGGGCACGGCTGTCTTCGCGATCTACGTAGCGGACGCGATTGGCTACTCCGGTTCGATCATTACCTTGCTGGTGCAGGACCGTTTGAAGTATTCGCACCTGGAGTTTTTTGAGGCCTTCACGCTCGCCCTGTCCGTCTTTGGCACGTTCATGATGCTGCTCAGTTGCGCCTATTTCCTGACCCGAAAATCCGGTCACCACGCCCCATAGACTCCCTTTTCCTGGCCGAGGGAGTCCGAGGGAACTGCCCGTAGCGCAGGGCGGCACCTGCGCTTCCACTCGCCGGTTAGCAGCGCGGCAGCTTGCAACCCGTCCGTGGGGCGACTAGCCTTTGGGGGATTCCCACGCCCATCGCGCATTCTTCACCTGCCGCATCGAGGTTGCCCGCCATGTTGCGATTGTTGCTCGTTCCCTTCGCGCTGCTGTTTCTGGCGTCGCCAGCGCTGGCGGCCGACGACTACCAACTCGGTCCCGATTCCCAGCGCCAGGAAGGCGTGCCGCGCGGCACGGTTACGAAGCATCGCTGGGAGCAGAGCCAGGTCTTTCCCGGCACGGTTCGCGACTTTTGGGTTTACGTTCCGGCGCAGTACAAGGCGGAACAACCGGCCGCCGTGATGGTGTTTCAGGACGGCGGATCGTATGTCAATGAGGAACGCGATTTCCGCGTGCCGGTTGTGTTCGACAACCTCATTCACGCGGGGGTGATGCCGGTCACGATCGGCGTGTTCATCAATCCGGGCGAGTACCCGGCGGGCGAAGGGGGCAAACCGCGGAGCAATCGCAGCTTCGAGTACGATTCGCTGTCGGACTTTTATGTGCGTTTCCTGCTGGAGGAGATCCTGCCCGAGGTCGGCAAGCAATACAATTTGCGGACCGACGCGGCCGGGCGGGCGATTGGCGGCATCAGCTCCGGCGGCATTTGTGCTTTCACCGCCGCCTGGGAACGGCCCGACGCGTTCGGCAAGGTGCTGAGTCACGTGGGGAGCTTCACCAACATCCGCGGCGGACACAACTACGCGGCGCTGGTGCGGAAGAGCGAGACCAAGCCGATTCGTGTGTACCTCCAGGACGGCAGCGGCGATCTCGACAACAACCACGGGAATTGGCCGCTGGCGAATCAGGAATTGGCGGCAGCTTTGAAGTTCAAGGGCTACGACCATCAACTCGTTTTCGGCGACGGCGGACACAACGGCAAGCATGGCGGCGCGGTGTTGCCGGAGGCGTTGCGTTGGCTGTGGCGCGACGACGCGCTGCCGATGACGAAAAACTCCGACATTCTCCTGGAAGGGGAGACTTGGAAGCTTGTGGGCGAAGGCTACCGGTTCACCGAAGGGCCCGCGTGGGACGGGAAAGAAACCTTCTACTTCGCCGACGTCGGCGCCAACCGGATTCACAAGGTTGACGCCACGGGGAACATCAGCGTGTTCGTCGAAAAGAGCGAGGGCGTCGGCGGACTGATGTTCGGCGCCGATGGCCGACTGTACGGTTGCCAGGGCGGCCTGAAGCGCATCGTCACCTTCGATGCCAAGGGCGACGCGACAACGCTGTCCGAAGGGGTCGCCGGGAATGAC from Planctomycetia bacterium encodes:
- a CDS encoding aspartate aminotransferase family protein, whose translation is MPADSPLVDRSEGDVNLSPRREQWQDAQLDAATRKLLADDAKWFLEQSLSTPCLNALSGARGIYVEDLQGRRYMDFHGNSVHQVGFGHPRVIEAIKQQLDAMPFCTRRYANQVAVDFAAKLATASPGNLNKILLAPGGTSAIGMALKLARIVTGRFKTISMWDSFHGASLDSISLGGEAIFRSRIGPLLPGTEHVPPADSYRCLWDCSTRGGCDLKCSNYLEYVLEREGDVAAVIAEPIRSTPFVPPPEYWQAVRRACDKHGALLIFDEICLGLGRTGKMWASEHFGVVPDMMVLGKGLGGGVFPLAALVARDDFDVAGDRALGHYTHEKSPVACAAGLATLQIIEDEKLVENARELGAHAMRRMQAMKEKYPLIGDVRGVGLLLGIELVKDRQTKEKATDEAEAVMYRALELGLSFKLTMGSILTLTPPLIIKREELDKALDIIEQCLGEVSCR
- a CDS encoding DUF5690 family protein is translated as MSRPQGRLTAWLANAPQPAFTLFAMLAAFSTYFCMYAFRKPFSAAKFADFSTTFFGIEYGLKTVLVVSQLIGYTLSKYLGVKFCSEIKPQRRAMALVGLIVWAEATLVAFALMPLDWKFVPLFLNGLSLGMVWGLVVWYLEGRKTSELLLAGLSCSFIIASDMTKDFARALMSPPEWASPLLGSGVSEMWMPAVTGAIFLPVYLLSVWLLSQVPQPTADDQAARSVRETMDNAHRLAFVKHFLWGLVSLLITYFFLTAYRDYRDNFIVELFDSLNYKYEDEKNKTIITQSGMCVSFGVMGMLAALNAIKDNRRGLLAAFAIMTGGLLLLGGSTLLHRAGAISGFWWMTACGLGSYLAYVPYGSVLFDRIIAYTRVVGTAVFAIYVADAIGYSGSIITLLVQDRLKYSHLEFFEAFTLALSVFGTFMMLLSCAYFLTRKSGHHAP
- a CDS encoding SMP-30/gluconolactonase/LRE family protein; its protein translation is MLRLLLVPFALLFLASPALAADDYQLGPDSQRQEGVPRGTVTKHRWEQSQVFPGTVRDFWVYVPAQYKAEQPAAVMVFQDGGSYVNEERDFRVPVVFDNLIHAGVMPVTIGVFINPGEYPAGEGGKPRSNRSFEYDSLSDFYVRFLLEEILPEVGKQYNLRTDAAGRAIGGISSGGICAFTAAWERPDAFGKVLSHVGSFTNIRGGHNYAALVRKSETKPIRVYLQDGSGDLDNNHGNWPLANQELAAALKFKGYDHQLVFGDGGHNGKHGGAVLPEALRWLWRDDALPMTKNSDILLEGETWKLVGEGYRFTEGPAWDGKETFYFADVGANRIHKVDATGNISVFVEKSEGVGGLMFGADGRLYGCQGGLKRIVTFDAKGDATTLSEGVAGNDIVVTRDGGVYFTDFDNGKVWYVSPKGEQRLVDEGIARPNGLILWPDGKTLVVAEFAGKYLWSFQVGDDGTLSAKQPYYTMNLTPGRTESGADGMAVDTQNRVYVATHAGIQVFDDQGRLWEVIAKPQNAFLSNVEFGGPDWDTLYVTCADKVYTIKTKARGATLLTPAIDK